A stretch of Usitatibacter palustris DNA encodes these proteins:
- a CDS encoding molybdopterin-dependent oxidoreductase, with protein MDGSSPQDRVTHRACHLCEALCGLEIRTRGDQVVGVRGDVQDTFSRGHICPKAVALIDVHHDPDRLTEPVRREGDQWVPIGWDEAFELVATRFAAIQREHGANALGIYLGNPNAHHVGSILHAPAMIRALQTRNRFSATSVDQLPHHVVAYAMYGHYFMLPIPDIDHTAYWLILGANPLASNGSLMSAPDVAKRLKAVGDRGGKVVVIDPVRTETAEVATRHHFIKPGTDAAFLIALVNAVLELGPPRVERYGDQLSGLDTALEAIRAFGVEGAAAPTGIPVEAIRTIASEIHSAPSAVAYGRIGLSTQPFGTTCQWLIQILNLITGNLDRVGGAMPTLPAVALTGPGTRPGGPGSFKSRVSQHPVFSGELPVAAMSEEIDTAGEGRIRAMLTIAGNPVSSTPNGRRVDRALDSLEFMAAIDIYVNETTRHADVILPPASMLSHENYDVVFNALAIRNVARLNAPVFAKPEGALYDWEIYNGLGAAYAKATGTAFKAMPAPSVVLDGALRAGPYGKTLSIAALQAAPHGVDLGALAPSLLERLETPDKKIACAPEAFVADLARVRREIIDAAATSELRLVGRRHLRSNNSWMHNAHRLTKGPRRDQLWIHPDDAAKRGIVDGNEVTLASRVGCIQVTAKVCDRVMPGVVCLPHGFGQAREGVRLATATALAGASYNDVADETALDPVSGNAALNALPVTVSPVTSR; from the coding sequence ATGGACGGCTCATCTCCGCAGGACCGCGTTACCCATCGCGCATGCCACTTGTGCGAGGCGCTCTGTGGCCTCGAGATCCGCACGCGGGGTGACCAGGTCGTCGGCGTGCGCGGCGATGTGCAGGATACCTTCAGCCGCGGACACATCTGCCCCAAAGCGGTCGCGCTCATCGATGTCCACCACGATCCGGACCGCCTGACGGAACCAGTCCGGCGCGAAGGCGACCAGTGGGTCCCTATCGGTTGGGATGAAGCGTTCGAGCTCGTGGCCACGCGTTTCGCGGCGATCCAGCGCGAACACGGCGCGAATGCGCTGGGAATCTACCTCGGCAATCCGAACGCGCATCACGTCGGCAGCATCCTGCATGCGCCGGCGATGATCCGCGCGCTGCAGACGCGCAACCGTTTCTCGGCCACGTCCGTCGACCAGCTGCCGCATCACGTGGTGGCGTACGCGATGTACGGGCACTACTTCATGCTGCCGATTCCGGACATCGACCACACGGCGTACTGGTTGATCCTCGGCGCGAACCCGCTCGCATCCAACGGCAGCCTCATGAGCGCGCCCGATGTCGCCAAGCGCCTGAAGGCGGTGGGGGATCGCGGCGGCAAGGTCGTCGTGATCGATCCGGTGCGCACCGAGACGGCGGAAGTCGCGACACGCCACCACTTCATCAAGCCCGGTACCGACGCGGCGTTTCTCATCGCGCTCGTGAACGCGGTGCTCGAGCTCGGGCCGCCGCGCGTCGAGCGCTACGGCGATCAGCTTTCGGGACTCGATACCGCGCTCGAAGCGATTCGCGCATTCGGTGTCGAAGGTGCCGCGGCGCCCACCGGCATCCCCGTCGAAGCCATTCGGACGATTGCCTCCGAGATTCACAGTGCACCGAGCGCGGTTGCCTACGGCCGCATCGGTTTGTCGACGCAGCCCTTCGGCACGACGTGCCAATGGCTCATCCAGATCCTGAATCTCATCACGGGCAATCTGGATCGCGTCGGTGGCGCAATGCCGACGCTTCCCGCGGTTGCGCTCACTGGTCCCGGCACGCGCCCTGGCGGACCGGGAAGCTTCAAGAGCCGCGTCTCGCAGCACCCGGTCTTCAGCGGCGAGTTGCCGGTCGCGGCAATGTCCGAGGAAATCGACACGGCGGGCGAGGGCCGCATCCGCGCGATGCTCACCATCGCCGGCAACCCGGTCTCCTCCACGCCCAACGGCAGGCGCGTCGATCGCGCGCTCGATTCCCTCGAGTTCATGGCGGCGATCGACATCTACGTGAACGAAACCACGCGCCATGCCGACGTGATCCTGCCGCCGGCCTCGATGCTCTCGCACGAGAACTACGACGTCGTCTTCAACGCGCTCGCGATCCGCAACGTCGCACGCCTCAACGCCCCGGTGTTCGCGAAGCCCGAGGGTGCCTTGTACGACTGGGAGATCTACAACGGTCTTGGTGCCGCCTACGCGAAGGCAACGGGCACGGCCTTCAAGGCGATGCCCGCGCCGTCGGTCGTGCTCGATGGCGCGTTGCGTGCGGGACCTTACGGAAAGACGCTTTCGATCGCGGCACTGCAGGCCGCGCCGCATGGCGTGGACCTCGGCGCGCTGGCACCTTCGCTCCTCGAACGCCTGGAGACGCCCGACAAGAAGATCGCCTGCGCTCCGGAGGCATTCGTCGCGGACCTCGCGCGCGTGCGTCGCGAAATCATCGACGCCGCGGCAACGAGCGAACTGCGCCTCGTCGGCCGCCGCCACCTGCGCAGCAACAATTCGTGGATGCACAACGCGCACCGCCTCACGAAGGGTCCGCGGCGCGACCAGCTGTGGATCCATCCGGACGATGCAGCCAAGCGCGGGATCGTCGATGGAAACGAAGTGACGCTCGCCTCGCGCGTGGGCTGCATTCAAGTCACCGCCAAGGTGTGCGACCGCGTGATGCCCGGTGTCGTCTGCCTCCCACACGGCTTCGGCCAGGCGCGCGAAGGCGTGCGCCTCGCGACCGCCACCGCGCTGGCGGGTGCGAGCTACAACGACGTCGCCGACGAAACCGCCCTCGACCCCGTGTCGGGCAACGCGGCACTCAACGCGCTGCCCGTCACGGTGAGCCCCGTCACTTCACGGTGA